DNA from Lentilitoribacter sp. Alg239-R112:
CCACCCTTAGGGGCGTAGTATGTAGGATTGTTCATCAATTTTCTCAATTATTTGGATCTAACAAATCAGTAATTCGTAAAAGTGCAATGCGCTCCACCTGCCGACACGCCGTCTTAAACTCATCATCGCGTGAGTTATCGATCCGCTTTTTAAAGGCATCCATAATCTGTGATTTCGTAAGGCCCTTGACCGCTATGATGAATGGAAATCCGAATTTTGTTTTGTACGTTTCATTCAACTCGGTGAATATTCGCCGCTCATTATCTGTCAGCGCATCTAAACCGGCACTTGCCTGCTCTAAAGTGGATTCTTTGGTCAAACGTTTCGCAGCAGCAAGCTTTCCAGCCAAATCCGGGTGAGCGGTTAATACACCAAGTTTTTCCTCATCACTTGCTGAACGAAATTGAATAGCCATTGCCGCATGGATACCAGTAACAGAATCATGTGCAGGATTTAACTCACTCTCGTAGGTACGCTCGGCAACCCACGCAGAATGTTCAAAAACACCACCGAAGTGATCCAAAAACTCCTTCTTATCAATCTTAGATGGATAGATTTTTTGATCAAGTGGCGGATGCTCGACCTTCCAATATCGGGCAATGTCAATTCTGCGAGCAAACCAGACCTTGTCGTGACTTTTCGCATATTCAAGAAATCTTTCCAACGCGGCAGCACGCCCAGGTCTGCCTATCAATCGGCAATGTAAGCCGATGTTCATCATTTTCGGCGCACCCGACTTACCTTCCGCATACAAGGTATCAAATGTATCCTTTAAGTACGTGTAGAACTGATCTCCTGAGTTAAATCCTTGCGGAGTGGCAAAACGCATATCATTACAATCTAATGTGTACGGGATGACAAGTTGATCCCGCCCTTCATGAGAGTACCAGTATGGCAGATCATCAGCATAGCTATCGGATACATATTCAAAACCGCCCTCTTCAGCGACCAGATCTACTGTATTGACCGAACAGCGCCCCGTATACCAACCTCTTGGTCGTTCGCCCGTTGCGGCTTCGTGCATTCGGATAGCTTCATCCATATGAGAACGTTCATCTTCCTTGGCGTAATCTTTATACTCGATCCACTTCAAGCCATGCGAAGCAATTTCCCAATCAGCGTCAAGCATCGACTTAACCTGTTCGGGTGAACGTTGCAGGGCTGTTGCCACACCATAAACCGTTACGGGTATATTATGTGATGTAAACATGCGGTGCAGGCGCCAAAAACCAGCTCTTGCTCCATATTCATAAATCGATTCCATATTCCAATGGCGTTGCCCTTCCCAGGCCGCAGCGCCGACTATCTCGGATAGGAAGGCTTCAGATGAAACATCTCCATGCAGAATATTATTCTCACCACCCTCCTCGTAATTGATCACAAATTGAACGGCAACATGTGCTCCGCCTGGCCAATTCGCCTTCGGTGCTTCGCATCCATACCCTTGCATATCACGCGGATATCTTTTCAAGATAAAACCTCCAGAATTTGACCCAATCTAACGTAAATTTTCATTCTAACTATCTTTATATTTTTGAAGAAGATTACAGGATTTCAAACTACCTGATCTGCTTCTTACATTCTTGCGCGATGAAGTTTATAAATAGACGAATTTTCGGATCTTGAAGCTTCTTGTGCGGATAAACGCAAGAGAATGGCAGGCTCGTTGGCGGGTTGTTCTTCAAAACCTCGACAAGTTCACCACGGTCAAGATATTCCTGCACTTCGAAGATTGGCTTGTTTACAATCCCACAACCCGCCATCGCCCATGATGTTAAAACATCGCTATCATCACTTTCCAGCGGGCTTTCAAACTCAAATCTACGAACTTCATCCTTAACCTGCAAACTCCAGTAAAACTCCTTCAACCCGGGATAGCGCAAAAGAAGGCATTTATGCTCATGCAAAAACAATTCATTCACACCATCCGGCATACCATGCCTTTTTATGTAATCAGGTGATGCACACAAAATTCGGTCAAAATCGAAAATAGGCAATACACGAAGCTCTGAATCAATGAGATTCCCGAGCACAAAAGCTGCATCAAGACCTTCGTTTGTAATATCAACCTTTCGATCTGATAGGCGCAAACGTACATTTACATCTGGATATTGCTCCTGAAATAAAGGCACCAATGGTGCAATCAACTTCTTTCCCAAACCAAGAGGAGCAGAAATGAAGATCGTCCCTTTTGGCTGCGATGTGATTTCGCTAATACTGCCCTCAACTTCGTTGATGGTATCAAGTATTTTGACTGCCCCTTTATAAAACAACTCCCCTTGTTGGGTGGGTGTCAGGTTTCGCGTTGTTCGATTAAACAAACGTGTACCAAGGTGTTTCTCCAATTCCGAGATCCGGCTACTTGATACGGCAGGGGAGATACGTAAGTCGCGCCCGGCAGCAGACATGCTACCCAATTCATAGGCACGAACAAATGTTTTGAGATTATTTACATAAGACATATGGTAGAACTAGCATTATCTGTTATTATTTGAAAGTCCTTGTATTTTCTTGTTATTCAATCTGATAACAAAGCCTGCGAAAATGAGGAAAAGAGGAGAGCTTAGTTTGTATGAATTCGCAATTGCACTGGATTGGCTAACATTTGCCGCCAGATGGCTCCATGTTATCACCGCTATCGCTTGGATTGGCTCTTCATTTTACTTTATCGCTTTGGATTTAGGTCTTTTCAAACACGACAACCTGCCTGCTGGAGCCGCTGGCGATGAATGGCAAGTTCATGGCGGCGGCTTTTATCATATCCAGAAATACATGGTCGCGCCTGCAACCATGCCTGAACATCTGACATGGTTTAAATGGGAAGCGTACACCACTTGGCTCTCCGGCTTTGTTCTTATGTGTCTGGTTTATTATACTGGTGCAGAGTTGTTTTTAATTGATCGCGCTGTTCTTGATGTTTCAACACCTGTAGCCATCTTGATTTCAATGGCATCAATCGCCGTTGGTTGGATCATCTACGATCTGCTATGTAAATCACCACTGGGCAATGACAGCACTCGGTTGATGATCCTATTATATTTTGTACTTGTCGCTATGGCTTGGGGATATACTCAACTCTTCACAGGTCGTGCTGCGCTTCTGCATCTTGGCGCATTTACTGCAACAATCATGTCTGCAAATGTGTTTTTCATCATTATCCCTAATCAGAAAATTGTTGTTGCGGATTTAATAGCAGGCAAAAAGCCCGACCCAGCCCTTGGCCTTCAGGCAAAGCAGCGTTCTACGCATAATAACTATCTCACGCTTCCTGTTATATTTCTCATGCTATCCAATCATGCACCGCTCGCTTTCGCGACAGAATATAACTGGATAATAGCTTCGTTGGTATTCCTAATGGGTGTCACCATCCGTCATTACTTCAACACAAAGCACGCTCGCAAAGGCAACCCGAGCTGGACTTGGCTTGCTACTGCTGTCATTTTCATTATCATCATGTGGCTTTCAACGGTTCCGAAAGTTTTATCTGGTGATGAAGCTACGCTGGGAATGACTGACCATGAAAAGCAGTTTGCAAATGTTGTTGAATTTGAACAAGCGCGAGATACCGTGTTAACGAGATGCTCGATGTGTCATGCGCAAGAACCCGTTTGGGAAGGCATTTTGAACGCACCTAAAGGCGTTTTGCTCGAAACTGACGCCCAAATAGCTAGGCATGCAAAAAGCATATACCTGCAAGCCGCTAGAAGTCATGCGATGCCGCCGGCAAATATCACTGCAATGGAAGACCATGAACGCAAACTTCTCACAGAATGGTACATTGCAGCAACGGGCAATAAATCCTGATCGGTTCAAAATTTGGAGATGATAATATGAGTGCTGAACAAAATACTGGTCGATTAACAACACATGTGCTCGACACAGCCTCCGGCAATCCTGCGGCATCATTGGTGATTAAACTTAGCAAAATTGATGGCACAGATCGCACAGAAATCAAAACCGTGACAACCAACAGCGATGGACGCTGCAATGCACCCCTTCTTGAGGGAGGAGCTATGCAAACCGGAGTTTATGAGTTGGAATTCGACGTAGGTGGTTATTTTGGCAACACTCAATCAAATGCATTTTTGACGACTGTGCCCGTACGTTTTAGAATTTCAGACGTAAATTCACACTATCATGTACCCTTGCTGGTTTCTCCATTTGGTTATTCGACTTATAAAGGAAGCTAACACTTGCCCAAAACACGCGATCACATCAATTTTCTGCTCAACGACAAATCAGTTCGATTAACTGACATTCCAGCATCTGCAACCTTGCTCGATTATTTACGGTTGGAACAGCGCCTTCGAGGCACAAAAGAAGGATGCGCAGAAGGTGATTGTGGGGCATGTACAGTTTTAGTTGGCCGAATTTCAAACGACAGACT
Protein-coding regions in this window:
- the puuE gene encoding allantoinase PuuE, with amino-acid sequence MQGYGCEAPKANWPGGAHVAVQFVINYEEGGENNILHGDVSSEAFLSEIVGAAAWEGQRHWNMESIYEYGARAGFWRLHRMFTSHNIPVTVYGVATALQRSPEQVKSMLDADWEIASHGLKWIEYKDYAKEDERSHMDEAIRMHEAATGERPRGWYTGRCSVNTVDLVAEEGGFEYVSDSYADDLPYWYSHEGRDQLVIPYTLDCNDMRFATPQGFNSGDQFYTYLKDTFDTLYAEGKSGAPKMMNIGLHCRLIGRPGRAAALERFLEYAKSHDKVWFARRIDIARYWKVEHPPLDQKIYPSKIDKKEFLDHFGGVFEHSAWVAERTYESELNPAHDSVTGIHAAMAIQFRSASDEEKLGVLTAHPDLAGKLAAAKRLTKESTLEQASAGLDALTDNERRIFTELNETYKTKFGFPFIIAVKGLTKSQIMDAFKKRIDNSRDDEFKTACRQVERIALLRITDLLDPNN
- a CDS encoding LysR family transcriptional regulator — its product is MSYVNNLKTFVRAYELGSMSAAGRDLRISPAVSSSRISELEKHLGTRLFNRTTRNLTPTQQGELFYKGAVKILDTINEVEGSISEITSQPKGTIFISAPLGLGKKLIAPLVPLFQEQYPDVNVRLRLSDRKVDITNEGLDAAFVLGNLIDSELRVLPIFDFDRILCASPDYIKRHGMPDGVNELFLHEHKCLLLRYPGLKEFYWSLQVKDEVRRFEFESPLESDDSDVLTSWAMAGCGIVNKPIFEVQEYLDRGELVEVLKNNPPTSLPFSCVYPHKKLQDPKIRLFINFIAQECKKQIR
- a CDS encoding urate hydroxylase PuuD; amino-acid sequence: MYEFAIALDWLTFAARWLHVITAIAWIGSSFYFIALDLGLFKHDNLPAGAAGDEWQVHGGGFYHIQKYMVAPATMPEHLTWFKWEAYTTWLSGFVLMCLVYYTGAELFLIDRAVLDVSTPVAILISMASIAVGWIIYDLLCKSPLGNDSTRLMILLYFVLVAMAWGYTQLFTGRAALLHLGAFTATIMSANVFFIIIPNQKIVVADLIAGKKPDPALGLQAKQRSTHNNYLTLPVIFLMLSNHAPLAFATEYNWIIASLVFLMGVTIRHYFNTKHARKGNPSWTWLATAVIFIIIMWLSTVPKVLSGDEATLGMTDHEKQFANVVEFEQARDTVLTRCSMCHAQEPVWEGILNAPKGVLLETDAQIARHAKSIYLQAARSHAMPPANITAMEDHERKLLTEWYIAATGNKS
- the uraH gene encoding hydroxyisourate hydrolase; the protein is MSAEQNTGRLTTHVLDTASGNPAASLVIKLSKIDGTDRTEIKTVTTNSDGRCNAPLLEGGAMQTGVYELEFDVGGYFGNTQSNAFLTTVPVRFRISDVNSHYHVPLLVSPFGYSTYKGS